The proteins below come from a single Solea senegalensis isolate Sse05_10M linkage group LG2, IFAPA_SoseM_1, whole genome shotgun sequence genomic window:
- the LOC122784952 gene encoding histamine N-methyltransferase A-like: MAAEAKQSCYEGSSVQSFQFYLQQSGEHEAILQCVHSILPGEFERIGADKKALDVLGVGSGGGEVDVQMLSLLQSVFPAVPITADIVEGSSQLTNNFKALVAKTANLQKIPFTWHVMHSGDYEKQVKAKADMKRFDFIHMIQMIYYVDNLAETIKFYHSVLKTNGRLMIIIETANGGWDTLWKTFQKELCVDAITQYRSSAEVIACLKSQGLKYEEHIIHNTFDITECFDPSSTTGGRLLNFLTAKDDFHQSFTQEIRAGILDLLRNKCSTEKDGRVFFNSDLSCILVHA, translated from the exons ATGGCTGCAGAAGCAAAGCAGAGTTGTTACGAGGGCAGTTCTGTCCAAAGCTTCCAGTTCTACCTGCAGCAGTCAGGGGAGCATGAGGCCATTCTCCAGTGTGTTCACAGTATTCTGCCAGGGGAATTTGAAAG AATTGGAGCAGATAAAAAAGCCCTGGATGTTCTCGGCGTCGGAAGCGGTGGAG GGGAGGTGGATGTCCAGAtgctctctctgctgcagtCTGTATTCCCTGCTGTTCCCATCACTGCTGACATTGTGGAGGGCAGCTCCCAGCTCACAAACAACTTCAAAG CTCTGGTAGCAAAAACTGCAAATCTTCAGAAGATCCCATTCACTTGGCACGTCATGCACAGTGGGGACTATGAAAAGCAGGTGAAAGCCAAGGCGGACATGAAGAGATTTGACTTCATACACATGATTCAG ATGATCTACTATGTGGATAACCTTGCTGAAACGATCAAGTTCTACCACAGCGTTCTGAAGACCAATGGCAGACTTATGATTATCATTGAAACGG CTAACGGCGGCTGGGACACCCTGTGGAAGACCTTTCAGAAGGAGCTGTGTGTCGACGCCATCACGCAGTATCGCTCCTCCGCAGAGGTGATTGCGTGTCTGAAGAGCCAGGGTCTTAAGTATGAGGAGCATATCATTCACAACACCTTTGACATCACCGAGTGCTTTGATCCAAGTAGCACGACTGGCGGACGTCTGCTGAATTTCTTGACAGCCAAAGATGATTTCCACCAGTCCTTCACACAAGAGATCAGAGCTGGCATCTTAGACCTTCTCAGAAACAAGTGCAGCACAGAGAAGGATGGCAGGGTGTTCTTTAACAGCGATCTGAGCTGCATACTGGTTCATGCTTGA
- the LOC122765462 gene encoding histamine N-methyltransferase-like translates to MASPLMSLGQDDNRYQKSFQLFLERSSEHQCMQDFIHRQLPEILASIGDGKSHLNVIGVGSGAGTIDLEMLSVLRLKHPAVTVENEVVEPSSQQLHNYRVSVAQKPELDYIKFTWNKMTASEFEEAWKVKKLTKRADFIHMIQMLYYVKDPGATISFFQSLLDKNGKLLIILVSGESGWGRLWRTYRHQLCNTEISQCVTTGDIKSFLDSTGVSYQSYELPSQMDITECFTEGDEKGELLLDFLTEVLDFSKTASPELRAGVLQLLRHPDCSVESDGKVIFNNNLGVIVIDPLC, encoded by the exons ATGGCGTCTCCTCTGATGAGTCTGGGTCAAGACGATAACAGGTACCAGAAATCCTTCCAGCTTTTCCTGGAGCGCTCCTCTGAGCATCAGTGTATGCAGGACTTCATCCACCGTCAGCTGCCAGAGATACTGGCCAG TATTGGAGATGGAAAGTCCCATCTAAATGTCATTGGAGTAGGAAGTGGAGCAG GTACCATTGACCTTGAGATGCTCTCTGTGCTGCGGCTGAAGCACCCAGCAGTGACTGTGGAGAACGAAGTGGTGGAGCCGAGCAGCCAGCAGCTACATAACTACAGAG TTTCGGTGGCACAGAAACCAGAACTAGATTACATTAAATTTACCTGGAACAAGATGACTGCCAGTGAGTTTGAGGAGGCCTGGAAAGTGAAAAAGTTGACAAAGAGAGCTGACTTCATCCACATGATACAG ATGCTGTACTATGTGAAGGATCCTGGAGCTACCATCAGCTTCTTCCAGAGTCTCCTTGATAAGAATGGGAAGCTTCTTATCATCTTAGTGTCTG GGGAGAGTGGTTGGGGGAGGCTGTGGCGGACCTACAGGCACCAGCTCTGCAATACAGAAATTAGTCAGTGTGTTACCACGGGAGACATCAAAAGCTTCCTGGACTCCACGGGAGTCAGCTACCAGAGCTACGAGCTGCCGTCTCAAATGGATATCACCGAGTGTTTCACTGAAGGGGATGAGAAGGGAGAGCTGCTGCTTGATTTTCTCACTGAGGTGCTGGACTTCAGTAAGACAGCTTCACCTGAGCTGAGGGCTGGAGTCCTGCAGTTGCTCCGACACCCAGACTGTAGTGTGGAGTCCGACGGCAAAGTTATTTTTAACAACAACCTCGGAGTGATCGTGATAGATCCACTTTGTTAA